The segment CATCAGtaccggagtttctttctgtaagtttcacgttgctgtgctgcttcagcacattcttcaataaatcagatgtagaaatgttcacggttgaaagctttttgctggtttacactagacgacaatgttctttgcatcttagactgtgacacaataatggcagtagctacttacagctgtggaaagaacgcctctcccCCTcattctcctttcttcctttggTTTTGGCTaacagcggacatgaacaacagactgtccggtgccgctgagctgccgcacagtcgtcaattcacgtcaaggatggtgcgttcagtaacgcagcgttagttgccttagtaactagtaataatattactgtttcagaaagttacactactagttactgggaaaagcaatattattacagtaacgtgttactgcccaacactgctcagCACAGCTGTCATGTAGTAGTAGAATCAGTGTTCGTGCATACTTTGCCTTGCAAATGAGGTTTTAGCTTTTGAGgcttctttatttgtttttatatttgtggtCAGTGGATCTCCTCACTTGTCTGCCTGAAGTACAAAGAAGGTCACAAGTTGTTGcttttactttgacatttttctgttcttttctttgtgctTGGCTTTCAGTCTCATATTGAAGCCTTCTTTTCATGTTACTGTGAAAGCCACATTTCATGCAGTGTGTTCACACCAGTTACTGTGAAAACTATacagtgtaaaaatgtgttgagCGTGAATGCTGCTGTGGATTAAACAACATATTGGCAAACAAGAAAGAACTCGGGAGTACAGACCTTCTTTACCAAGTTCTAATAATCATCCCAGTTACTCTCTCAGTCAACGGTGTACTGGTTAGTTACACAAGGCTAGTCAAAGTGAGGCCTGCTGGTAGTGTTAGATTGAAGACTTATTGGTCACCAATAAATGCAGATCCCATTTCACACCAGTTGGACACAGGGTTTGGAAATATTGTGGTTACAAACAGATTAATAACTTTTTATCTCTGGATTAAAATCCAGTAGAACACTACAGTACATTGTTTCTCCACAAATAAAGACAGCTCCACTTGTACAATGAATGTTTCCTCCTGGTGGTGATATGAGCCAAATACTGCTGGACTTCAGGCCATTGACCTGTACCCCTTTTCACTCCGCCCTCTTTCTCTCGTACCATTATCTCTCCACAACCTCTGTCTCCTCTGCCCCTCATCTGTCTTCTCAATCCatgtgaaattttttttttttttttcaactaatGTACatctcattttctgtttctctttcctctcatcttaccccctctctgtgtcctccctctttccctctgctGCAGAGTGAGTCGTGGATGGGAGGTGACGATGAGCCACTGACAGGGTTCACCTGGAGAGGAGGCTGCGAGAGGGAGACCACAGGAATTCAGATCTGGAGCGAAGTCTTTGTGGTGGACAAGCCTGATGGCAGAAAGGTAGACGGTTATAAAACAAACCATACCCTTCAGTTCTTAGGAGCTTCATGAGAAAATGTCGTCACATGTGGTTGAAATGTCTTTTGGGAGAACCTTTTAAAATTTAGACGAAACACAAACACCAGATGTGTGTCTTGTCCCAACAGGTTGCTGTGCTCCTCGTTGACACTCAGGGAGCTTTTGACAGCCAGTCCACTATAAAGGACTGTGCTACTGTGTTCGCCCTCAGCACAATGACCAGCTCCGTACAGGTCAGACTTTAAGCATGTCTTGTTTGGTGGAAAAtatgctttttcttttctctctgaaatgtcAAAATTCATGTTTCATTTTCAGGTGTACAATCTCTCCCAGAACATCCAGGAGGACGACCTGCAGCATCTGCAGGTTTGCGTAATTTCTTCTCCTTCCAGGAAAAAAGTACCACCAAAATCTGTAACAGTAATTTCTGTTTTCTGATCCTAATGTGCCTTTTCTCTCATATGCAGCTCTTCACAGAATATGGCCGGCTGGCAATGGAGGAGATCTACCTGAAACCTTTCCAGGTACTGTTCCTGTTGACTGTGTGTACTATTGAACTTGTCCATAAAATCCACCTATTCAGTTTAAAATTGGCTGCACAGCAAGTGATGTGTTTGCATGAATCATTTTATGGGATTAACCCTTAACTGAAAACAGGATGGAAAAGTAAAACTTAATTTTTGTTCCTTTATCATCAAAATCTAGCCCTTGTTATATCAGCTGTAAGTTTTCTTCCTAACAATAATGTGTCTGTAATGTTTCAGTCCCTGATGTTCCTGATTCGGGACTGGTGTTATCCTTATGAACACAACTATGGCCTGGAAGGAGGCAACAGCTTCCTGGAGAGAAGACTACAGGTGAGactcatttttaaaattaagttgaaaatgcacatttgttttgagGATACAGGTTGCTGAGCAAAGGAACTGTTTTCCCTCACTATTTCTGTTGCACAACCACTGTTCCTGCCAGACACACCACACCTCTCTTTGAAAAGCACAGACACACTTAATGTCATTATCTGTTCAGGTCTAATTTGCTTAGTATGTCGAGTATGTGTATACACATTCAATCAAAGCACACTTTCACTGTGAGAGTACATTCTTGTCTGCTGACCCAGGTGAAACAGAACCAACATGAAGAGTTGCAGAACGTAAGGAAGCACATCCACTCCTGCTTCTCCAACATCGGCTGTTTCCTGCTGCCACATCCTGGCCTCAAGGTGGCCACCAACCCCTACTTTGATGGCAGACTGAAAGGTGAGGAAACCGGAACATGCACACGCATGCTGGACTGACATGACACGCTCTAGAGGACATTCaccttgtgtgtttctgtgtttcagacATCGATGGGGAATTTAAGAGGGCGCTGGCCAAGCTGGTCCCTCTCCTCCTGGCCCCGGACCGACTGGTAGAGAAGGAGATCGGAGGCAACAAAGTGACCTGCAGAGATCTCCTGGAGTACTTCAAGGTCCTGCAGGATTTTAGTCCAGTGATTTTCACACTGAGAGACCACAGGTCGATAAACATAAAGCCTCAAATGATTCACTCTGCtgccaaaaaaataacaaactttagagtgaataaaacaacacaaaattgCTTTCTGTTTTTTGCCAGAGTAGACACAGATATAGATGGATTAATCATGCACAGTGGCATCCCATAGGGAAAAAGACAAACGAAGTGAAGACATAAAGTAAAGCCAATGAGTTCAGTTTTTTTGCCACTCAATTTTGGTTTGCAAAGCTAGATTTAAATagcttgtttcagtgtttggCGGTATTGAATCCTGTTGCATGCTTCCAATATGTCCCCCAAAATGAGTGTTAAAGAAATTAGATGGTGGGCTGTTAATTTCTTGTTTTGCTGGCAGAATATTAACATTGTAGAGGAAACAGTGGTGtgatcatttgtttattttatgttcCTGCAGGCTTACATAAAGATCTACCAAGGTGAGGAACTGCCTCACCCAAAGTCCATGCTGCAGGTTAGTTTCAAAACTGAGGGATCTTCTCAAGAAACAGGTCATGCTTTTTAGGTTTTAATTCACATCTTCTGTGGTAATAAAGGCTATCTCGAATGTCATTGTCTTTTCCTGTTTGTCAGGCGACCGCAGAAGCCAACAACTTGACCGCTGTGGCAGGAGCCAAAGACATGTACAGCAAGAACATGGAGCTGGTAAGGACATGTTTTTCATTCACACTCGGCATGACTCGTTATTGGTTCAAAAACCCGAAGGTTGCAGGGTGTAGTCATGGTCTAAATTCAATGTTTAAGGAAGCTAGCAGCACACTAACAGAATAGTTTGAATTACATTtcaatatgttttatatatatatatatatatatatatatatatttaatataataaaaatccTGCACATTGAATAGTGATTATCCAGTTGCATGCTACTGCAAAGTTTGAGCCCATATTTGTCTTCCCTACAGTCCTTCTTCCTCTGTCACTTCATGTCTTTCCTTGTCAGGTCTGCGGTGGGGACAAGCCATACATCGCCCCGGCTGACCTGGAGCGCTTCCACGAGGAGTTTCGCGAGCATGCGGTTCATTCATTCCGCTCTGTGAAGAAAATGGGGGGCGATGAGTTCTGCCAGCGCTACCAGAACCAGCTGGAGTCAGAGCTGGATGAGGCCTACACCAACTTCTCCAAGCACAATGACGGAAAAAACATCTTCTACACCGCACGCACTCCCGCCACACTTTTTGCAGTCATGTTTGTCACCTACGTGGTGTCCGGGGTGACGGGCTTCATTGGCCTGAGCACCTTAGCAGCCCTGGCTAACCTGGTGATGGGCGTGGCGCTGCTGTCGCTCTGCGCCTGGGCATATGTGAAGTATTCTGGAGAGTTTCGGGAGATCGGAACGATGATAGATCTGGTGGCCGATACACTCTGGGAACAGGTGGGTTGACGATGTGAGAGGAGGGcggagtgtgtgtgaatgtgtgtgtgtttgtccacgTTAATCTACATGAGAGAGATTGCAGCAGGAAATAAACTGTTGATTGTCTGGTTGAAGACAGATTAACACTTTAAACAGTTAAATGGCTACATTTTTAATGGTGGTTGTTATGATTTAGGTATTAAGCTTGAGTTATATCTGGTACTTTACGCTACAACAAATACACTTTAAAAATTACTGTTATTTAACAGTAGCATCTTTGGTGGTGGCTTTGAGAGCGatatagtgactgtttctggttaaacaaaaaggatctcaATCTTAAAAAAGGTCTAACTGTAGGAATTCTTTCCataacatttgacatttgtaaCAGCAATCTGACCCGGTCAGTGGCAAAAATAAGCATTTCAGTGGACATACTTTGACGGGGCGCAATTGCCTACAAAGATTAAGTTGCAGCCCTTCgctgctgccgactgcagcatgctcgctcaatactggaccaattaaaaataatatgtcCCAATTAgttgcacagacacacaaatctgGGAACAGAGGTTGAAAAATTAAGATAGTTCAGTATCGGGCTTATGTGTTGGCCAGTAAGTAACAAACAAGAAATTGCAATACAGAAAAGCCATTGACATGTTTGAGGTAATATAGAAACAGTTTCTTTAAATTAGCGCTGAAActaatgataattatcattttCAATTAGTATGTTGATTATTTCTGAAAATACCGAAGGTGTTGACTTCATCACTTCATCATCCAAAGCAcaaacattgttttcatttcagaagctgaaaccagCCAGTCCTTCATGCTCGatacatacaggtgctggtcatataattagaatatcatcaaaaagttgatttattacagtaattccattcaaaaagtgaaacttggatattatattcattcattacacacagactgatatatttcaaatgtttatttcatttaattgtgatgattaaaactgacaactaatgaaaatcccaaattcagtctctccgaaaattagaatattacttaagaccactacaaaaaaaggatttttagaaatgttggctaactgaaaagtatgagcatgtacggcactcaatacttagttggggctccttttgcctaaattactgcagcaatgcggcgtggcatggagtcgaccagtctgtggcactgctcaggtgttatgagagcccaagttgctctgatagtggccttcagctcttctgcattgttgggtctggcgtatcgcatcttcctcttcacaataccccatagattttctatagggttatggtcaggcgagtttgctggccaattaagaaccgggataccatggtccttaaaccaggtactggtagctttggcactgtgtgcaggtgccaagtcctgttggaaaatgaaatctgcatctccataaagttggtcagcaagcatgaagtgctctaaaacttcctggtagacggctgcgttgaccttggacctcagaaaacacagtggaccaacaccagcagatgacatggcaccccaaaccatcactgactgtggaaactttacactggacttcaagcaacgtggattctgtgcctctcctctcttcctccagactctgggaccttgatttccaaaggaaatgctaaatttactttcatcagagaacataactttggaccactcagcagcagtccagtcctttttgtctttagcccaggcgagacgcttctgaccctgtgtcttgttcaagagtggcttgacacaaggaatgcgacagctgaaacccatgtcttgcatacgtctgtgcgtggtggttcttgaagcactgactccagctgcagtccactctttgtgaatctcccccatgTTTTTGAATGggttgtttcacaatcctctccagggtgcggttatccctattggttgtacacttttttttttcctaccacatcttttccttcccttcacctctctattaatgtgcttggacacagagctctgtgaacagccagcctctttagcaatgaccttttgtgtcttgccctccttgtgcaaggtgtcaatggtcgtcttttggacaagtcagttaattagctgattagattgtggcaccaggtgtctacaatattgaacctttttcacaatattcaaattttctgagatactgattttggggttttcattagttgtcagttataatcatcaaaattaaaaggaatgaacatttgaaatatatcagtctgtgtggaatgaatgtataaattatacaagtttcactttttgaatggaattactgaaataaatcaactttttgatgatattccaattatatgaccagcacctgtaagtTAAACACTTAATCAGGGAATTGCTTTCTGTCAGTGGAATGTTTCAGCCCTacattacatagtttgtccaccagagtgcACTGACggtttatttttcaactttaaATGTACCACtcaatacatatacagtacttcCTGGCTAATAGCAAAATTTAAGGGATACCAATCaagaatgtttgttttaaaaccaaatatcAGGCAATATGATGAtcttggatttttattttattttttgtaactCCAGTAGAATAAAAAGTTACTGTCAATTTACTGACCCATATTTGTTATGCATACTGTGTAATGTTGGGGTAGTGATTTAACCAATAATGTGTGCTGGAAGTGTGTCTCtacaaattgtttgtttattattatatttttatgttactttGGGGTTTTAtactgttttgaaaaaagtatttgtgtTAAAGGACTGCAGAGGTAAACTTGATCTGACCTGAGGAATAGTTATATTTGTGAAAACTGGGGATTAGTATTGGTTAAGTTGGGGTTTAGGTTAAAGCCTTCTTAGTTTAAAGTGAGtgaccttttttttattttattttatttttttaaattacattgttGCCGTTGTTGCCTTTTTATTTCCAGGTGTTAAAAACCAGAGAAAGAAGAATCCTCCcaacagtttttatttccttctgTCCACTGCACGTTTATGATCGTTGTCTCGTCTTCACATCCCATCATCGATCTCACAAAGAACCGTTGTTTCAGTTCACCTTTCAGCGCTCCTTCCACACTGAAACTCTGTCAGCACCTTTTTATTTGCTCTCACTGTCTCTTCATTCCTCCCGTTGTTGGCCTGTAGACTACTCAGGAGAGCAAACAGGAAGTcagattgtgtgtgtttcttatttTGAGTTTTCATGGATGTTTGATATTCACCGCAAGCGCAGCCGTCATGTCTCCTCTGacttctccctccttcctctgcttttgtctctcttcctccctcacccACTTTACAGAAGACGGTCAGAAAGGTGAGAGGTGTTGCTTCCCATTCCTCTGAACTTGTGCCTGCCCTTCTCAACATCAtgcttttcctttcattttacTTTCTCTTCCTGATACCAGTCTCCCTGTATTCTTTTCATTAGTATGGTTCAACATCTATCATGCTTTCTCAGTCTTTCATCTCTccttatttccttttttaaactttttgtttttctccaatATTTCTTCTGGATCATCTTCTTTTCCCCTCCGTCTGCTCCGGTGTCTGCCTCGCCTGTCGGTCTTTTTCCTTGTTTAACTGTACTGTTCCTCCCTGCTGTCCTCTCAGGTGTTTTCCAAACTTTTGGAGCCTGTCAGGAGCCGCCTGGCTTGGCCCGTCTCTCTCCTGCCTTCATTGCCATCAGGAGCAACACTGGGACTCGAAGCTCTGTCTCctctcaacaacaacatctaCAAGAAGACAAACTAGCTGCTTGACGACTGGCAGACTTTCAGACTGTTAAATTTCCTTCTCTTTTTGAAACTTCTGCAGTTTGCTGGcttctttattgttaatttgtcagtCTAATGGTGCTGGATTCTCATACTTAAACCACCGGATTCCTCTGACCTTCACTGAATGTATCTGAACACCTGCAGGCTGGGCCCATCTCAGGATCTCAAGGACTTGAAGCCTGCCCAAACGGTTTTTAATAATCTTGAATGGTTCATATATTTCTTTCAGTTAAAGATGTTGTGTTGTgagtcttgttttgtttgtggtcaGCATGTTGGAGACTACGTCCTGTTTTTCGTTCCTTTATTTTCCCTTAAACGTTTTTTTCTCCTAACCTACTTTCTTTCAGTTTCTTTGTCCCCTTTTATAGACGAGTTTTCAGACGAGTTAAGTTGATTTGTTCTCACAAAAtcctcttcttctgtttctcctctCCTGCAGGTTTTGAAGCCATTAAGCGAACATTATATGGAAGACAACGTCAGACAGACGGTGGTTAACTCTATCAAAGCCAGCTTGACAGAACAGGGCTCGCAGAACACCAAGTTAAAGACTCACTGACGCTCTTCCTCCTCACCTCCCCCATCTTGTTCATCACCCTCCCGCCCATTCGCTCGATGTGCTCAATCCTAGAACTGTGGAACTAGTTCAACACCAAAGCTGTTTGCCCCCTAAAAACTGACCATCACATTGCTGCCCCGTCTTTATTCGCTGTCGTGGACCTGTAGGCCCGCTGTCTGCCCTGCTCTTCATCGCCTCCCAGTGCCTGAGAGCAGAAACTGCACATTCATGAGAGGACCGAGCGGAGAAGCCGGCGGCGTCCTCACTTGCCAAAACAGGACCTGAAGGACTGTCCTCTTCTCCAGTGTGCCATGCTGTGATAGGTGCATGTGGTGTAGTGCATACTGTAGGCCGACACACACTTGACACCTTTGCTGATAGCGGACTGCACTCGCTTCAGATTAGAGCTGTAATTCAGGGAAAACTGACAATGCTGTGGGCAGCGGTTGTCAACAGTGGACGCAAACTAAAGCCCTTTTCTGTGcatttaatcattttgtctTACAGGCCAGACAGTTCAGAGCTCAGTTTGCTTTCTCTTCAGCCTGTTGATTTAATGTTTCCTACAAGCACAAGTGACTAATCGACTCAGAAAACTAATAATGAGGTGATTGTCGTTTTTTTCCTCGTCATTTCAGCAAAGTCAGGAAACATATTTTATTGATGCTACCGAAGTGAAAGTAAATTGAAAACCCCTGTCATAGACGAGCTGGAGAGACTATTTTAACTGTCAAATTTCCAACCTGTCCCCTTCTACAAATCTGAACTGAACAGACGAGTGCAGAAAATCAAGTCTCTTCTTCTGACATGTAGTACTTCACCTGCCTGCCTCTGTTCATTCAGCTCTCCACACCAACtttggaaggtgtgtgtgtgtgttcaccagGTTACATAATCAAACTCTGGGCTCAGGTTGCTTCTAGACACCACCTCtgcatgtctctctgtgtctcccttTAATATGTTGTGATTGTAATCCTGAAGAGTACTGTAGGAAGCCCCGAGCCTCTCAGCTGATGTTTGATCTATTTTTAATTTAGAACTGACGTGTTTTATCTGGCCTAGCGTCTCGTAGCAGACCTGCCAGCATTTGGCCCTCTGCATGGTGTTAAGAGGTACTGTGTTGTAGCACTAAGGTAGCTTTCAGAGCCCAGGCCTCTGTAGTTGGGTAGCCAGGAAGGACTATCATTTTGAACCTTTTTCTCTTCCACTGCCTTTCATTAAAGCACTGTTTTCCCTTTGCATTTTTAGGAGCTACAGGCTGTaagttttattcattaaaaCATCATCTTTAACTCAAATGCCTATTACCCCTCTAAAGGAATATGACATTGTCATtcataattttgcttatttgctttcttgctgagagttagaatGACATCCTTCTCATATGtcagttaaatatgaagctacttagctggttagcttagcatagagacTGGAGGCAAGGTGAAATGGTTCTGGTTTGTAACATCTTCTACCAGTTCCtccaaagctcactaattaacacgtaTCTTGTCAAGTgtaaaaatagtaaataaaaacaaattttacactttattttttgtacaaattaaacaaatgtgtttaattagtgagctttagcaGTGCAAGTAAGCAgtattttgggggttttttaCGTTTTGTACAGAAGCAGTCTAGCTCTTCGCCCCCGTTTCCaagctttatgctaagctaaccagctgttggctgtagcttcatatttaactgaCAGATGTGGGGGTGGATCTGTCTTATCTGTCCCCCTTCTCACTGGACTCTTATCCCTCTCTTCAGCGAAAGATGCTACAATCAGTCAAATGGTGAGTGccatttacaatttaaaaagtgGTTACTTCACAATAAGAACCTGAACTAAATGGACTGAAGAAACTTTTTTCCTTTTCGTTTTTCTATCATTTACTTTGTTCAACAGCTGCACCACATCTGTCTGAGCTCTTTTGATTCCATCCACATTATTTCTCACCTCAAGCGCCATCTTGTACTGTAGTCTCTCTTTGTGTTCACATATTACAAACCCGGGCATGTATGTtggattaaatatttaaataaactttgtATACATTTTATAGTGAATCATTTGAcaattgctgtttttttcttttgatcaaCTTAACAGTTTGTGGTTTGTTTAAGAATGATAAGTTGCTGCTTTAGGGTTTACACTAGCTTTCTCCTTTTTGTGAGGACGGACGTTAATAGAAACATGTCGTGTGAATACTTGGAATCTGATAGGACAATGTTTTGATTGTGATGAGTGGGTTGGAGACAGTCTGCCTTTTAAAGGCATCTCTGGTAAtttatttttgaataaaatgtgtaCCTTAAGAATAAAGCGTCAATTCAGTTCTTTTGGCTCCTTTTTGTATCTGTTCATTTTGGAAATGATTTGGTACAGACCTTATGTAGTCTGAACCAAATGGCCAAGAAGTAATCTCAGGTTTGGCTTCTCTGGTGCTTAcatgctgtttttttccttcttacACATAAGCACAGTTCTCAACACACACGCCAATTTTGTGTCTTTACAACACTCAGCACTTTTCATGCATTGCACACTCACTGCAAAAATCAAAAGCCCAAAACAATGCAGCACATTTCTAGTAGTAGTTTCAGTTATGTGTTTTCTGCAGGATAATACTAAAGAACCTGCTCTTCGTAAGAAAACTGCATGTTTTACATCAGATCTTGTCTCATTTGTAGAATCAATTTAGCTTCTAATATATAATTGTTGTATTTGCATCTTTAGAAAAAGTCAGCTTTTCTTTTAATGTCTTTGATATTTAATTCTAGCATCTTTTTAGGAGAATATAACTATAAGGATATgaccagaaaaaaagaaatgttgtcAGTCCAGTAATTCAGCCCTGAGTAGTGTCTGCAGGGATTTACTTCAGGTTGCTTACAGCCGCATCCTCTACAAATAAGGAGAGGGTAGCCTGAGAGGCAAAACCAAGGGCaaaaaaagagttaaaatgTGCCAGGTGGCTACAACTCCAATAAAAAATGATGTTactctgtaactgctggatgtgtaaataagaaaCTGTTCACTAACAACTCGGTCATAATAACTTAAAAGGCAATGTTGTGTGTCCAAAAGTAGGAGTAAAAAGTCAGTTACTAAAAGGTTTACCTGACCTTGAGTGTATCAACCAAAAAGATCCCACACACTTGTCCTGACCGTTGTTTTAAACAGCTTTGCATTTTGTTGCATGTACAGGTGTAACATTGGAATATcatggaaaagttcattttgaAATTGTGAAACTTTATTATATTCTACATTCAATACAcataagtgaaatatttcaagcctttttgttttgtttaaatattgatgattacggcttacagctccatggaaatcaaaactccagtatctcaaaatttgttatgacctggctcagaaggccacaacaaaagggagacccGCCATGGTAAAcgtttaataaaatatatttatttaactcaaaataaGCTAAATTTAAACTTGTTTCAAAGTAAAGGTGGTAAAGTGGGGTATGAACATCAGTAATTTCAGTCATGTCAGGGCAGGATGATGgatgcatggaaaatgtgtgcAAGAAACAATAACTACAACTAAAACAGCATGTCTAGAAACCAAGACAAAGGTGGAACCTGTGGAGGGAAACAGAGGGTAGTAAGTTAGCAGGGACGTCTGTgacctcagcccagcagcatcATCCCTAAGAATAAGGCAttacaaatactctacagggcgattagcccaggtgcccagagttactgcaatcagTCTCAGCTCTTCACCTGCAAAGGCAACGCCCacacatgaccccacagggTGTCACAATTAGATCTTTACAATAAAGactttataatacagaaatgtcgaccagagaagagctctaatcagctaattaactgaaaacaccCGCAGCAGTTTCCTGTGCCTTtagtctctcagtctggttctggtgttAACAAAGaatatgtgttttttgaatCTCGTGTTTACTATGTTGATACCAGTGCTTCATTTTAGTGGGGAAATGTGAGGTTAGGTGAACAGGTATAGTCTGGGGAAAGTGTGTTAATGCAGTTGGTGTATGGGgtttattttaagaaatgtaTGTAAGGAATGGAGAATCTCAAAATGTGTTAAAAGTAGAGCTTTTTTGTGAGTGGAGTTAAGAGTTCAGTGGCTTTGATTCATTAAAAGGTGGAAAGGCTGCATTTTCCCGTGACTAACATAGAGGCATCTTCTTGTGTCCCTCTGAGCATTTAACTTCATTATTCATTCACATGCAGCACAAGGACAAGATCAGCAGTTATCAGCTGAACCAGTTTATACTGTTCTTTAAAGTGAATTAAGTAAAGAGCGGTTTCTATCAGCAGAGGGCCTGaagaagtgtgtatgtgtgtc is part of the Micropterus dolomieu isolate WLL.071019.BEF.003 ecotype Adirondacks linkage group LG15, ASM2129224v1, whole genome shotgun sequence genome and harbors:
- the LOC123984103 gene encoding atlastin-2-like isoform X1, translating into MAEVSGLRSRNHFEPNCKSRAVDEGLSGVEDVPIYRHKQRPPLARPEDLEDEFLPVNMASKSGKNASLTTSPDEETQEEEAVMEEEKARPIQIVLANEEEHSFELDTAALEKILLQDHVKDLNVVVVSVAGAFRKGKSFLLDFMLRYMHSQSESWMGGDDEPLTGFTWRGGCERETTGIQIWSEVFVVDKPDGRKVAVLLVDTQGAFDSQSTIKDCATVFALSTMTSSVQVYNLSQNIQEDDLQHLQLFTEYGRLAMEEIYLKPFQSLMFLIRDWCYPYEHNYGLEGGNSFLERRLQVKQNQHEELQNVRKHIHSCFSNIGCFLLPHPGLKVATNPYFDGRLKDIDGEFKRALAKLVPLLLAPDRLVEKEIGGNKVTCRDLLEYFKAYIKIYQGEELPHPKSMLQATAEANNLTAVAGAKDMYSKNMELVCGGDKPYIAPADLERFHEEFREHAVHSFRSVKKMGGDEFCQRYQNQLESELDEAYTNFSKHNDGKNIFYTARTPATLFAVMFVTYVVSGVTGFIGLSTLAALANLVMGVALLSLCAWAYVKYSGEFREIGTMIDLVADTLWEQVLKPLSEHYMEDNVRQTVVNSIKASLTEQGSQNTKLKTH
- the LOC123984103 gene encoding atlastin-2-like isoform X2, which produces MAEVSGLRSRNHFEPNCKSRAVDEGLSGVEDVPIYRHKQRPPLARPEDLEDEFLPVNMASKSGKNASLTTSPDEETQEEEAVMEEEKARPIQIVLANEEEHSFELDTAALEKILLQDHVKDLNVVVVSVAGAFRKGKSFLLDFMLRYMHSQSESWMGGDDEPLTGFTWRGGCERETTGIQIWSEVFVVDKPDGRKVAVLLVDTQGAFDSQSTIKDCATVFALSTMTSSVQVYNLSQNIQEDDLQHLQLFTEYGRLAMEEIYLKPFQSLMFLIRDWCYPYEHNYGLEGGNSFLERRLQVKQNQHEELQNVRKHIHSCFSNIGCFLLPHPGLKVATNPYFDGRLKDIDGEFKRALAKLVPLLLAPDRLVEKEIGGNKVTCRDLLEYFKAYIKIYQGEELPHPKSMLQATAEANNLTAVAGAKDMYSKNMELVCGGDKPYIAPADLERFHEEFREHAVHSFRSVKKMGGDEFCQRYQNQLESELDEAYTNFSKHNDGKNIFYTARTPATLFAVMFVTYVVSGVTGFIGLSTLAALANLVMGVALLSLCAWAYVKYSGEFREIGTMIDLVADTLWEQKTVRKVFSKLLEPVRSRLAWPVSLLPSLPSGATLGLEALSPLNNNIYKKTN